Proteins encoded in a region of the Methanobrevibacter millerae genome:
- a CDS encoding ABC transporter ATP-binding protein, with amino-acid sequence MVEYAIETVNLSKKYSNSFVVNSVNMHVEKGKIYGLLGKNGAGKTTTMCMLLNLTYPSDGEIFLFGKNPIEYSNEIYSKIGSIIETPGFYENLTAYENLRVIAELRGNYNHQNIESVLEMVNLSDAKSKRFKDFSLGMKQRLGIAASIMHSPDLLILDEPINGLDPFGIKEIRTLLKRLSHECGITILISSHILSEIENIADVIGFMDNGILIEEISRDDLHDMLNKYVEFEVSDVELAIYILKQLELNENEDFSFDKDGIGGVIRLYSHLDMRDKFNSIFVKAGMDVKKVNLHEENLEEFFTRFVSNN; translated from the coding sequence ATGGTGGAATATGCTATCGAAACAGTTAATTTGTCAAAAAAATATTCCAATAGTTTCGTTGTAAATTCAGTAAACATGCATGTTGAAAAAGGTAAGATATATGGTCTTTTAGGTAAAAATGGAGCTGGAAAAACTACAACAATGTGCATGCTTTTAAATCTTACATATCCAAGTGATGGAGAAATATTTCTTTTTGGAAAAAATCCGATTGAATATTCAAATGAAATTTATTCTAAAATAGGTTCTATTATTGAAACTCCAGGATTTTATGAGAATTTGACTGCTTATGAAAACCTTCGAGTTATTGCTGAGTTAAGAGGGAATTATAATCATCAAAATATAGAATCAGTTCTTGAAATGGTTAATTTAAGTGATGCCAAATCTAAAAGATTCAAGGATTTCTCATTGGGTATGAAACAGCGTTTGGGAATAGCGGCATCTATTATGCATAGTCCTGATTTACTGATTCTGGATGAACCAATCAATGGTCTTGATCCATTTGGAATTAAGGAGATTAGAACATTGCTCAAACGTTTGTCTCATGAATGTGGAATAACAATTTTAATTTCATCACATATATTGAGTGAAATAGAAAATATTGCTGATGTAATAGGATTCATGGATAATGGAATTTTAATTGAAGAGATTTCAAGAGATGATTTGCATGATATGCTTAATAAATATGTTGAATTTGAAGTATCCGATGTTGAATTAGCTATTTATATTTTAAAACAATTGGAACTTAATGAAAATGAAGATTTCAGTTTTGATAAGGATGGTATTGGGGGAGTAATTCGTTTGTATAGTCATTTAGATATGAGAGATAAGTTTAATTCCATATTTGTTAAAGCGGGTATGGATGTAAAAAAAGTAAATTTGCATGAAGAGAATTTGGAGGAATTTTTTACGCGTTTTGTTTCTAATAATTAA
- a CDS encoding ABC transporter permease, producing the protein MLTFIKIEFLKLKRSKIFLLSLIGAVLPPLLMFIAVTSFDEGHSFEMLFANVNMYMSAMFAVLIFAIIISYLFGREYNEHTLKTILTIPVSRGKFLLSKYAMFFVWIVILSIFTSFSTLIFGFAAGLEGFSIGMFMDSFLQLLYSNVLLFLTFSPFVFISLLITNMVPAMIGGAGLALVNLMVYGQNWAPFVPWVCPYLIASGEIAEYSTSITLSYGIILATFFIGLSISYMYFTKTDVAL; encoded by the coding sequence ATGTTAACTTTTATTAAGATAGAATTTTTAAAACTTAAAAGATCTAAAATATTCTTATTGAGTTTAATTGGAGCAGTACTTCCTCCATTGTTAATGTTTATCGCGGTAACATCTTTTGATGAAGGACATAGTTTTGAAATGCTATTTGCAAATGTAAATATGTATATGTCAGCAATGTTTGCTGTTTTAATTTTTGCAATAATCATATCTTACCTATTTGGTAGGGAATATAACGAGCATACTCTAAAAACAATTTTAACAATTCCTGTGTCCAGGGGAAAATTTTTGTTAAGTAAATATGCTATGTTTTTTGTATGGATTGTTATTTTATCAATATTTACTAGTTTTTCAACACTTATATTTGGTTTTGCTGCAGGTCTTGAAGGATTTAGCATAGGAATGTTTATGGATAGTTTTTTACAACTTCTCTATTCAAATGTATTGTTGTTTTTGACATTTTCTCCATTTGTATTCATTTCTTTGTTAATAACAAACATGGTTCCTGCGATGATTGGTGGTGCTGGATTAGCTTTAGTTAATTTGATGGTATATGGTCAGAACTGGGCTCCGTTCGTGCCTTGGGTGTGTCCATATTTAATAGCATCCGGTGAAATAGCTGAGTATAGTACAAGCATTACTTTATCTTATGGTATTATTTTAGCCACATTTTTCATTGGATTATCTATTTCATATATGTACTTCACAAAAACTGATGTCGCACTTTAA